In the genome of Denticeps clupeoides chromosome 13, fDenClu1.1, whole genome shotgun sequence, one region contains:
- the LOC114801993 gene encoding sodium- and chloride-dependent GABA transporter 3-like isoform X2: MEIVNCEEVEGKRKKIEERGQWNSNIEFLLVVAGNIVGLGNVWRFPYLCYRNGGGAFLVPYVVVVVTCGIPLFLLEIAMGQYTQQASITCWHKLCPIAEGIGYTGVIMRVYNCMSYVIILAWALLYLCFSFYAKLPWASCGHTWNTENCEDFDALNKYNQTINTNSTSPATEFWERRVLAISGGIEELGSVRWEILLCAIAMWVICYFCIWKGVKSTGKVVYFTATFPYVMLLVLLIRGLTLPGALQGIVYYLKPDLTLLLEPQVWMEAVTQVFFSFSVGGGVLVSLGSYNPYNTNCYRNCFWLCLLNAATSLVAGFAVFSVLGFMAHEYNVGIAEVAESGPGLAFIAYPQAVAMMPLPQLWAICFFIMIILLGLDSQFFMIEVVIVSVIDLVPTVLRRPGRRELLLLVFSLFCFSIRWDLCPAGL, encoded by the exons ATGGAAATTGTGAACTGTGAAGAGGTTGAgggtaaaagaaagaaaattgaaGAAAGAGGGCAATGGAATAGCAATATAGAATTTCTCCTGGTTGTCGCAGGGAACATAGTTGGATTAGGAAATGTTTGGAGATTCCCATATCTCTGCTACAGAAATGGTGGAG gtgctttcttggtgccctatgtggtggttgtggtgacctgtGGGATCCCCCTGTTTCTTTTGGAGATTGCCatgggtcagtacacacagcaagcaagcatcacCTGCTGGCATAAGTTGTGCCCAATTGCTGAGG GGATCGGCTACACAGGTGTTATAATGAGGGTCTATAACTGCATGTCTTACGTCATCATCCTTGCATGGGCacttctgtacctgtgcttctctttctacgccaaactgccctgggccagctgtggccacacctggaacacag aaAATTGTGAGGACTTTGAcgcactgaacaaatataaccagactATAAACACCAACTCGACCTCTCCAGCAACTGAATTCTGGGA ACGGCGTGTGCTGGCGATCTCAGGTGGTATTGAGGAGCTGGGCAGTGTTCGGTGGGAGATCCTCCTCTGCGCCATTGCCATGTGGGTCATTTGTTACTTCTGCATTTGGAAAGGTGTGAAGTCTACaggaaag GTGGTgtattttacagccactttcccatacgtgatgctgctggtgttgctgatCAGAGGGTTGACTCTACCTGGTGCCCTGCAGGGGATTGTGTACTATCTGAAGCCTGACCTCACCCTGCTTCTAGAGCCTCAG GTGTGGATGGAGGCTGTAACTCAggtcttcttctccttcagtgtGGGTGGAGGAGTGTTGGTTTCACTGGGAAGTTACAATCCATACAACACCAACTGCTACAG GAACTGTTTTTGGCTCTGTTTGTTGAACGCTGCTACCAGTTTGGTGGCTggatttgcagtattttcagtGCTGGGCTTCATGGCTCATGAATACAATGTTGGCATTGCAGAAGTTGCAGAGTCAG gtcctggtctggcattcaTTGCGTACCCTCAGGCAGTTGCCATGATGCCTTTACCCCAGCTGTGGGCGATATGCTTCTTCATCATGATTATATTGCTTGGCCTGGATTCACAG TTTTTCATGATTGAAGTGGTGATCGTGTCAGTGATCgacctggttcccactgtgctGCGCAGACCTGGACGCAGAGAACTTTTActgctggtcttcagcctcttctgcTTCAGCATAA GGTGGGATTTATGTCCTGCAGGTCTTTGA
- the LOC114801993 gene encoding sodium- and chloride-dependent GABA transporter 3-like isoform X1, whose amino-acid sequence MEIVNCEEVEGKRKKIEERGQWNSNIEFLLVVAGNIVGLGNVWRFPYLCYRNGGGAFLVPYVVVVVTCGIPLFLLEIAMGQYTQQASITCWHKLCPIAEGIGYTGVIMRVYNCMSYVIILAWALLYLCFSFYAKLPWASCGHTWNTENCEDFDALNKYNQTINTNSTSPATEFWERRVLAISGGIEELGSVRWEILLCAIAMWVICYFCIWKGVKSTGKVVYFTATFPYVMLLVLLIRGLTLPGALQGIVYYLKPDLTLLLEPQVWMEAVTQVFFSFSVGGGVLVSLGSYNPYNTNCYRNCFWLCLLNAATSLVAGFAVFSVLGFMAHEYNVGIAEVAESGPGLAFIAYPQAVAMMPLPQLWAICFFIMIILLGLDSQFFMIEVVIVSVIDLVPTVLRRPGRRELLLLVFSLFCFSISILMITEVFKEPNIKY is encoded by the exons ATGGAAATTGTGAACTGTGAAGAGGTTGAgggtaaaagaaagaaaattgaaGAAAGAGGGCAATGGAATAGCAATATAGAATTTCTCCTGGTTGTCGCAGGGAACATAGTTGGATTAGGAAATGTTTGGAGATTCCCATATCTCTGCTACAGAAATGGTGGAG gtgctttcttggtgccctatgtggtggttgtggtgacctgtGGGATCCCCCTGTTTCTTTTGGAGATTGCCatgggtcagtacacacagcaagcaagcatcacCTGCTGGCATAAGTTGTGCCCAATTGCTGAGG GGATCGGCTACACAGGTGTTATAATGAGGGTCTATAACTGCATGTCTTACGTCATCATCCTTGCATGGGCacttctgtacctgtgcttctctttctacgccaaactgccctgggccagctgtggccacacctggaacacag aaAATTGTGAGGACTTTGAcgcactgaacaaatataaccagactATAAACACCAACTCGACCTCTCCAGCAACTGAATTCTGGGA ACGGCGTGTGCTGGCGATCTCAGGTGGTATTGAGGAGCTGGGCAGTGTTCGGTGGGAGATCCTCCTCTGCGCCATTGCCATGTGGGTCATTTGTTACTTCTGCATTTGGAAAGGTGTGAAGTCTACaggaaag GTGGTgtattttacagccactttcccatacgtgatgctgctggtgttgctgatCAGAGGGTTGACTCTACCTGGTGCCCTGCAGGGGATTGTGTACTATCTGAAGCCTGACCTCACCCTGCTTCTAGAGCCTCAG GTGTGGATGGAGGCTGTAACTCAggtcttcttctccttcagtgtGGGTGGAGGAGTGTTGGTTTCACTGGGAAGTTACAATCCATACAACACCAACTGCTACAG GAACTGTTTTTGGCTCTGTTTGTTGAACGCTGCTACCAGTTTGGTGGCTggatttgcagtattttcagtGCTGGGCTTCATGGCTCATGAATACAATGTTGGCATTGCAGAAGTTGCAGAGTCAG gtcctggtctggcattcaTTGCGTACCCTCAGGCAGTTGCCATGATGCCTTTACCCCAGCTGTGGGCGATATGCTTCTTCATCATGATTATATTGCTTGGCCTGGATTCACAG TTTTTCATGATTGAAGTGGTGATCGTGTCAGTGATCgacctggttcccactgtgctGCGCAGACCTGGACGCAGAGAACTTTTActgctggtcttcagcctcttctgcTTCAGCATAAGTATCCTAATGATTACAGAGGTGTTCAAAGAACCAAATATAAAGTATTAA
- the LOC114801991 gene encoding sodium- and chloride-dependent GABA transporter 2-like — MEIVNCEEVKGRRKKIEERGQWNSNIEFLLVVAGNIVGLGNVWRFPYLCYRNGGGAFLVPYVVVVVTCGIPLFLLEIAMGQYTQQASITCWHKLCPIAEGIGYTGVIMSVYSCMAYIIILAWALLYLCFSFYAKLPWASCGHTWNTESCEDFDTLNKYNQTINTNSTSPATEFWERRVLAISGGIEELGSVRWEILLCAIAMWVICYFCIWKGVKSTGKVVYFTATFPYVMLLVLLIRGLTLPGALQGIVYYLKPDLTLLLEPQVWMEAVTQVFFSFSVGGGGLVSLGSYNPYNTNCYRNCFWLCLLNAATSLVAGFAVFSVLGFMAHEYNVGIAEVAESGPGLAFIAYPQAVAMMPLPQLWAICFFIMIILLGLDSQFFMIEVVIVSVIDLVPTVLRRPGRRELLLLVFSLFCFSISILMITEGGIYVLQVFDYYSINGSSVLFLSGLQCLIMGWIFGAERMCDIIEDMAGVRPSRFFSLCWRYLTPLVCTVSLIGSLANYKPLTFNRTYTYPGWVNVLGWMMTLSSGLAVPVLAVYLLCTGKGSLKQRCIHLCQCADDLPLTQKQREELSKLTPDAL; from the exons ATGGAAATTGTGAACTGTGAAGAGGTTAAGGGTAGAAGAAAGAAAATTGAAGAAAGAGGGCAATGGAATAGCAATATAGAATTTCTCCTGGTTGTCGCAGGGAACATAGTTGGATTAGGAAATGTTTGGAGATTCCCATATCTCTGCTACAGAAATGGTGGAG GTGCTTTTTTGGTGCCCtatgtggtggttgtggtgacctgtGGGATCCCCCTGTTTCTTTTGGAGATTGCCatgggtcagtacacacagcaagcaagcatcacCTGCTGGCATAAGTTGTGCCCAATTGCTGAGG GGATCGGCTACACAGGTGTTATAATGAGTGTCTATAGCTGCATGGCTTACATCATCATCCTTGCATGGGCacttctgtacctgtgcttctctttctatgccaaactgccctgggccagctgtggccacacctggaacacag aaAGTTGTGAGGACTTCGacacactgaacaaatataaccagactATAAACACCAACTCGACCTCCCCAGCAACTGAATTCTGGGA ACGGCGTGTGCTGGCGATCTCAGGTGGTATTGAGGAGCTGGGCAGTGTTCGGTGGGAGATCCTCCTCTGCGCCATTGCCATGTGGGTCATTTGTTATTTCTGCATTTGGAAAGGTGTGAAGTCTACaggaaag GTGGTgtattttacagccactttcccatacgtgatgctgctggtgttgctgatCAGAGGGTTGACTCTACCTGGTGCCCTGCAGGGGATTGTGTACTATCTGAAGCCTGACCTCACCCTGCTTCTAGAGCCTCAG GTGTGGATGGAGGCTGTAACTCAggtcttcttctccttcagtgtGGGTGGAGGAGGGCTGGTTTCACTGGGGAGCTACAATCCATACAACACCAACTGCTACAG GAACTGTTTTTGGCTCTGTTTGTTGAACGCTGCTACCAGTTTGGTGGCTggatttgcagtattttcagtGCTGGGCTTCATGGCTCATGAATACAATGTTGGCATTGCAGAAGTTGCAGAGTCAG gtcctggtctggcattcaTTGCGTACCCTCAGGCAGTTGCCATGATGCCTTTACCCCAGCTGTGGGCGATATGCTTCTTCATCATGATTATATTGCTTGGCCTGGATTCACAG TTTTTCATGATTGAAGTGGTGATCGTGTCAGTGATCgacctggttcccactgtgctGCGCAGACCTGGACGCAGAGAACTTTTActgctggtcttcagcctcttctgcTTCAGCATAAGTATCCTAATGATTACAGAG GGTGGGATTTATGTCCTGCAGGTCTTTGATTACTATAGCATAAATGGATCCTCTGTGCTCTTCCTCTCTGGTCTTCAGTGTCTGATAATGGGCTGgatatttg GAGCAGAGCGCATGTGTGATATTATTGAAGACATGGCAGGAGTGAGACCCAGCCGCTTCTTCAGTCTCTGCTGGCGCTATTTGACACCACTAGTATGCACA GTATCTTTAATTGGCTCCTTGGCCAATTACAAACCCCTGACATTTAACCGAACCTACACATACCCGGGGTGGGTTAATGTGCTGGGCTGGATGATGACACTGTCGTCTGGCTTGGCGGTACCAGTACTGGCTGTCTACTTGCTGTGTACTGGAAAAGGAAGCCTGAAACAG cgctgcattcatctttgtcaATGTGCTGATGACCTTCCTTTGACCCAGAAGCAGAGGGAAGAGCTTTCAAAGTTGACCCCAGACGCACTGTAG
- the LOC114801985 gene encoding von Willebrand factor A domain-containing protein 7-like, translating into MSWRRLRGGGGTQVRIGLASLAVQLLVLSKCHAFLPNFWSQVLTLSWDSYTHQYMTEQAVLNVTMETLSMLPGQHHSDIHDQAGLGRGFWRSVREVVHSNAAMDFLSSTRSDPVYHFDSERVEGAMEMLQEFWAQTVLLAKAKEYQGARHNLGQLFHSLQDFYSHSNWVEMGQRSIYLHLLNPKEPAMPIASEDTPTCSECHGLTCKDNLLKLSTGHPLLTTGYFSSFPAKPAGKCSHGGLLDSSRHREAQGGINKDSTSPFFSPHHYLHVEAAHLATMATLAVLRDLRDAIGAKSFLRLFSVKQPPALVFVMDTTGSMFEEISAARLRAYSIIQARNSDSTNSQPGTFILVPFHDPTVGPVYETEDPEQFLYHLQELTALGGGDEPEMCLTAIQLALMHSPPLSEIFVFTDASPKDAHLYDAVKALSLEKQSKVTFLLTEDLSRADRRIRRQVLSPDRFSLYTALSAASGGLTVFTSNTDIHKVSAIVQDSIAARKVTLLHAESDSSSSHSFRVDSNMKAVTVHVTGTLSHLTLHSPTGRSQVLPGPPDPLAELEQLQGLHRVILRPPIESGQWIISAKARGPVTFNILGDSSLDFIYYFALEANKTHPGLAKVEGSPIAGLPVFLVLAVTGLSPYEEPTFSHVTLLGATGVSLQSVLLNSSSSWWSSEEELVGRISAVPREPFSLRLSGADGKGNRLERVSTEMIQPTHVQIQVLYMPRLVPGHRSAVPFNVWNHGPARTFTLSAEDNRGYLTRMGPHRFFIHKRASKRGEVELKTPRNAEAGVAVTLTLMIRALDSADSNYAVVHLTVIPLEPDTSPPSCSAILVENTCPQQCSRGNWSVTLAVTDRGYAGLAAVQLSKGDGTLLLFHEDPVSQGHHEQHMKEPVKESQLVQDDPAVNVSDWSRNRPLRLSYTSSCCASRAELLVWDRAGNMRRCLLTSSLQRAWQQKNGAASPTSGALLSLVIFFCLLQEEVC; encoded by the exons ATGTCCTGGCGAAGGCTGCGTGGTGGTGGAGGAACACAGGTCAGGATTGGTCTGGCTTCCCTGGCAGTTCAGCTGCTGGTGCTGTCAAAATGCCACGCCTTCCTACCCAACTTCTGGTCCCAGGTCCTGACTCTCTCCTGGGACTCTTACACACATCAGTACATGACGGAACAAGCAGTTCTCAATGTAACCATGGAAACACTGAGCATGTTGCCAGGACAACACCATTCAGACATCCACGACCAG GCTGGATTGGGTCGGGGATTCTGGCGTTCCGTCAGAGAAGTGGTCCACTCCAATGCAGCCATGGATTTCCTGAGCTCCACCCGGTCCGACCCGGTCTATCACTTTGACTCAGAGCGAGTAGAAGGTGCCATGGAGATGCTGCAGGAATTCTGGGCCCAGACTGTCCTGCTGGCAAAAGCCAAGGAGTATCAGGGTGCTCGGCACAACCTTGGGCAGCTCTTTCATTCTCTACAG GATTTCTACAGCCACAGTAACTGGGTGGAAATGGGTCAGCGTTCAATCTACCTGCATCTGCTGAACCCCAAGGAACCTGCCATGCCCATAGCCTCAG AGGACACCCCCACATGCTCTGAATGCCATGGACTCACCTGTAAGGATAATCTCCTCAAACTGTCCACGGGTCACCCGCTTCTAACCACAGGTTACTTCAGCTCATTTCCAGCCAAGCCAGCAG GGAAGTGCAGTCACGGTGGACTTCTGGACAGCAGTCGTCACCGGGAAGCCCAAGGGGGCATCAATAAAGACAGCACGTCaccttttttctccccccaccaTTATTTACAtgtggaggctgcccacctcgcAACCATGGCAACCCTAGCAGTGCTGAGAGACCTCCGGGATGCAATAGGGGCCAAGAGCTTTCTCAG gctCTTCAGCGTGAAGCAGCCACCGGCTCTGGTGTTCGTCATGGACACCACGGGCAGCATGTTCGAGGAGATCTCCGCCGCCCGACTGCGAGCCTACTCCATCATCCAGGCCCGCAACAGCGACAGCACCAACAGCCAGCCTGGCACCTTCATCCTGGTGCCCTTCCACGACCCCA CCGTGGGCCCGGTCTATGAGACCGAAGACCCCGAGCAGTTCCTGTACCACTTGCAGGAGTTAACAGCACTGGGGGGAGGGGATGAGCCGGAGATGTGTCTCACAGCCATTCAG CTGGCATTGATGCACAGCCCGCCGCTGTCTGAAATCTTTGTGTTCACTGATGCCTCTCCTAAAGACGCCCACCTTTATGATGCAGTCAAGGCCCTCTCTCTAGAAAAACAGAGCAAG GTGACCTTCCTCCTGACTGAAGACTTGAGTCGTGCAGACAGACGGATCAGGAGGCAGGTTCTTTCTCCTGACCGCTTCTCTCTCTACACTGCCCTGTCCGCAGCGTCCGGCGGTCTTACCGTCTTCACTTCCAATACAGACATTCATAAGGTGTCTGCCATTGTCCAGGACAGCATCGCTGCCAGAAAG GTGACCCTGCTGCATGCTGAGAGTGACTCTTCATCCTCTCACTCGTTTCGGGTGGACAGCAACATGAAGGCGGTTACCGTGCATGTGACTGGAACTTTGTCACACCTCACCCTCCACAGCCCCACAG GGCGAAGTCAGGTGCTGCCTGGTCCCCCGGATCCTTTGGCAGAGCTGGAGCAGTTGCAAGGCCTGCATCGGGTTATCCTACGACCCCCAATTGAATCTGGGCAGTGGATAATTAGTGCCAAAGCCAGGGGTCCAGTCACCTTCAATATCCTGG gTGACAGCAGTTTGGACTTCATTTATTACTTTGCTTTAGAGGCCAATAAAACCCATCCAGGACTGGCAAAAGTTGAGGGCAGTCCCATAGCAG GTCTTCCGGTCTTTCTGGTGCTCGCCGTAACTGGCCTTTCTCCATATGAAGAGCCGACCTTCAGTCACGTGACTCTTCTGGGGGCCACTGGTGTAAGCTTGCAGTCAGTGCTACTGAATTCGTCCTCATCCTGGTGGTCTTctgaggaggagctggtggGTCGAATAAGCGCTGTGCCAAGAGAGCCTTTCAGTCTTCGTCTGTCTGGCGCTGATGGGAAAGGGAACAGGCTGGAGAGGGTGTCGACAGAGATGATCCAGCCTACACATGTTCAGATACAG GTTCTCTACATGCCACGTTTGGTTCCTGGCCACAGGTCAGCTGTACCCTTCAATGTGTGGAATCACGGCCCTGCTCGCACGTTCACACTGTCTGCCGAGGACAACCGTGGCTATCTCACACGTATGGGTCCCCACAG GTTCTTTATTCATAAAAGAGCGTCCAAGAGGGGGGAGGTAGAGCTGAAAACTCCGAGGAATGCTGAGGCTGGAGTGGCTGTCACCTTGACCCTTATGATCCGAGCACTGGACTCTGCTGACTCAAATTATGCTGTCGTCCATCTAACTGTGATTCCACTG GAACCTGACACATCACCTCCCTCCTGTTCAGCGATACTTGTTGAGAACACCTGTCCCCAGCAGTGCTCTCGGGGCAACTGGAGCGTTACCCTGGCTGTGACAGACCGCGGTTATGCTGGTCTGGCTGCTGTTCAGCTCTCAAAGGGGGACGGTACCCTGTTGCTCTTCCATGAGGACCCAGTGTCCCAGGGCCATCACGAGCAGCACATGAAGGAGCCTGTGAAAGAAAGTCAGCTGGTGCAGGACGACCCCGCTGTGAACGTTTCAGACTGGTCCAGGAACAGGCCTCTGAGACTGAGCTACACCTCCAGCTGCTGTGCGTCCAGAGCGGAGCTGCTGGTGTGGGACCGAGCGGGAAACATGCGCCGCTGTCTTCTGACCTCCAGCCTGCAGAGGGCCTGGCAACAGAAGAACGGAGCAGCCAGTCCGACGTCAGGAGCACTGCTGAgcctggtcatttttttttgtctgctacAGGAAGAGGTGTGCTGA